A single Kwoniella bestiolae CBS 10118 chromosome 6, complete sequence DNA region contains:
- a CDS encoding glucose-6-phosphate dehydrogenase, with amino-acid sequence MSNQDNRKRSDSTAGSIPSMETSGDALKDETVVVVLGASGDLAKKKTFPALFALFAQGLLPKDVHIVGYARTKMDEAEFHKRETQYLKGDDSKIEEFKKISSYISGQYDGDEGFQELLKHLEKLEGDRKTKNRVFYMALPPSVFTTVAKGLKKNVYSEDGINRIIVEKPFGKDLESCREMMSELKAQWSENETYRIDHYLGKEMVKNLLILRFGNVFLDAAFNKNFVSNVQITFKEPFGTEGRGGYFDEFGIIRDVCQNHLLQTLSILAMERPVSFSAEDIRDEKVKVLRSIPAIAQKDVLLGQYVGEGDKPGYLDDDTVPKGSVCPTFAAMTLWVNNPRWEGVPFIMKAGKALNESKVEIRVQFKDALQGIFTDIPRNELVMRIQPSEAVYLKMNAKLPGFATRAVPTELDLTYKKRFVDTNIPQAYEALILDAFKGDHSNFVRDDELDVAWKIFTPILHWIDGKDAPKPEPYPYGSRGPKQIDEFTSKYGYKRSPQEYSWPQTSASL; translated from the exons ATGTCTAACCAAGATAACAGAAAACGATCCGACTCAACCGCAGGATCCATCCCTTCCATGGAGACCTCTGGTGATGCCTTGAAGGATGAGAccgtcgtcgtcgtcctcgGAGCAAGTGGTGACttggccaagaagaagactttCCCAGCACTCTTCGCATTGTTCGCTCAAGGCTTGCTCCCCAAGGATGTCCATATCGTCGGTTATGCTAGAACCA AAATGGACGAAGCAGAGTTCCACAAGAGGGAGACTCAGTACTTGAAAGGTGATGACTCAAAAATTGAGGAATTCAAGAAGATCTCATCGTACATCTCCGGTCAatatgatggagatgagggattcCAAGAATTGCTGAAGCATCTTGAGAAATTAGAAGGTGATAGAAAGACAAAGAACCGTGTATTCTACATGGCCTTGCCACCCTCGGTGTTCACGACGGTCGCTAAAGGATTGAAGAAGAACGTATACTCTGAAGACGGTATCAACAGGATCATCGTGGAGAAACCTTTCGGAAAAGACTTGGAATCATGTAGAGAGATGATGTCGGAGTTGAAAGCTCAATGGTCAGAGAATGAGACTTACAGAATCGATCATTACTTGGGTAAAGAGATGGTCAAGAACCTTTTGATTCTGAGGTTCGGTAATGTCTTCCTTGATGCTGCTTTCAACAAGAACTTTGTTAGCAACGTTCAGATCACTTTCAAAGAACCTTTTGGAACcgagggaagaggtggttATTTCGATGAGTTTGGTATTATCAGAGATGTCTGCCAGAACC ATCTTCTCCAAACCCTTTCTATCCTCGCCATGGAAAGACCAGTCTCTTTTTCAGCTGAGGACATCCGGGACGAAAAG GTTAAAGTTCTTAGATCTATCCCCGCCATCGCTCAAAAAGATGTTCTCCTCGGTCAATACGTTGGCGAAGGTGACAAACCAGGATACCTCGACGATGACACCGTGCCCAAGGGTTCCGTCTGTCCTACTTTCGCTGCCATGACTCTCTGGGTAAACAACCCTCGATGGGAAGGTGTGCCATTCATCATGAAGGCtggtaaag CGTTGAACGAATCTAAAGTGGAAATCAGAGTCCAATTCAAAGATGCCTTACAAGGTATCTTCACCGATATCCCCCGAAACGAACTAGTCATGAGGATCCAACCTTCCGAAGCTGTCTACTTGAAGATGAACGCCAAATTGCCTGGATTCGCCACGAGAGCTGTACCCACCGAATTGGACTTGACTTACAAGAAGAGATTCGTCGACACCAACATCCCTCAGGCTTACGAGGCGTTGATCTTGGATGCTTTCAAGGGCGATCACTCCAACTTTGTGAGAGACGATGAGCTGGATGTGGCTTGGAAGATCTTTactcccatcctccactGGATCGAcggtaaag ACGCTCCTAAACCCGAGCCATACCCTTACGGGTCAAGAGGTCCTAAGCAAATTGATGAGTTCACTTCTAAATACGGATACAAGCGATCTCCTCAAGAATA CTCTTGGCCTCAAACTTCTGCTAGCCTGTaa